Proteins from one Arthrobacter sp. DNA4 genomic window:
- a CDS encoding SDR family NAD(P)-dependent oxidoreductase, with protein sequence MNDHESGTAEAVLITGGASGIGLTCARQAAARGARVAIVDVNPSAAADAVASLDGEGHVAVAADVTDAGAMRRAADEFAAGGGLTGVVAAAGIVSRSALLDIDAAEFRRVLDINVIGVQNTISAAGPHLLRAGRLGSVVVLGSAAAFTGGGLMGNGAYATSKAALIGLVRGYARELAPHQVRVNMVAPGATETPMTDVLNDADRERIAGMSLLGRLSKPEEIASAIAFLLAPGNGTITGQVLHVNGGVVFG encoded by the coding sequence GTGAATGACCACGAATCCGGGACAGCTGAAGCTGTCCTCATAACCGGCGGTGCGTCCGGCATCGGCCTCACCTGTGCCCGCCAGGCTGCGGCCCGGGGCGCACGCGTAGCTATTGTCGACGTGAACCCGTCAGCCGCGGCAGATGCAGTGGCGTCGTTGGACGGAGAAGGTCATGTCGCCGTGGCCGCTGATGTCACGGACGCTGGGGCCATGCGCCGCGCAGCCGACGAATTCGCGGCAGGTGGCGGACTGACCGGGGTTGTGGCCGCTGCCGGGATAGTCAGCCGGTCGGCGCTGCTGGACATCGATGCTGCCGAATTCCGGCGGGTACTCGACATCAATGTCATCGGAGTCCAGAACACGATCTCGGCCGCAGGGCCCCACCTTCTACGCGCAGGCCGTCTCGGGTCGGTGGTCGTCCTTGGCAGCGCCGCAGCTTTCACAGGAGGCGGGCTCATGGGTAACGGTGCGTACGCCACCTCAAAGGCCGCGCTCATCGGCTTGGTACGCGGATACGCCCGTGAGCTCGCGCCCCATCAGGTGCGCGTGAACATGGTTGCTCCCGGGGCGACTGAAACACCGATGACTGATGTTTTGAACGATGCAGATCGCGAGCGAATCGCCGGGATGTCCCTCCTCGGAAGGCTTTCCAAGCCTGAGGAGATTGCCTCAGCCATCGCGTTTCTCCTGGCGCCGGGCAACGGCACAATTACCGGACAAGTGCTCCACGTCAACGGCGGCGTGGTCTTCGGCTGA
- a CDS encoding ABC transporter permease, which produces MYRFVLKRLVSGVLLLFVITTVAYLLLYSGSGDIARRIVGPTATDAQVAMKASQLGLDRPLVVQYWDWITGAVTGELGRSWFNGQLVSTGVSSRVWVTLSLVLGATIVAAFISVVVAVWAAVRRGWIDRVVQFVGVLGFAIPGFLIALGLVSLFALNLKWFKATGYVPITTSFGGWAATVTLPIIALSIGCVAAVVQQIRGSLIDALRKDYVRTLRARGLSFNRVVYKHVLRNAGGPALAVLAVQFIGLLGGAVIVEQIFALPGLGQITVAATGQGDIPVVMGVVLATAAIVVTVNLIIDLAQGWLNPKVRLS; this is translated from the coding sequence ATGTACCGATTCGTGCTGAAGCGCCTGGTTTCCGGCGTCCTCCTGCTGTTCGTCATCACCACGGTCGCCTACCTGCTGCTGTACTCAGGCAGCGGCGACATCGCCCGCCGCATCGTGGGCCCCACCGCCACGGACGCCCAAGTTGCCATGAAGGCAAGCCAGCTGGGTCTCGACCGTCCCCTCGTTGTCCAGTACTGGGACTGGATTACCGGAGCCGTCACCGGCGAACTCGGCCGCTCCTGGTTCAATGGCCAGCTCGTCAGCACCGGTGTCAGCAGCAGGGTTTGGGTCACGCTTTCCCTCGTCCTCGGCGCCACCATCGTCGCTGCGTTTATCTCGGTAGTCGTGGCTGTTTGGGCAGCAGTCCGCCGCGGCTGGATCGACCGCGTAGTCCAGTTCGTGGGTGTCCTCGGCTTCGCTATCCCCGGGTTCCTGATCGCGCTGGGTCTGGTCTCCCTGTTCGCGCTCAACCTCAAGTGGTTCAAGGCCACAGGGTATGTGCCCATTACGACGTCGTTCGGCGGCTGGGCGGCGACGGTCACCTTGCCGATCATCGCCCTCTCCATCGGATGCGTCGCCGCCGTGGTGCAGCAGATCCGCGGTTCACTGATTGATGCGCTCCGCAAGGACTACGTTCGCACGCTGCGCGCCCGCGGATTGTCCTTCAACCGCGTTGTCTATAAGCACGTGCTGCGCAACGCGGGCGGACCGGCCTTGGCTGTACTTGCCGTTCAGTTCATTGGACTGCTGGGGGGCGCCGTCATCGTGGAACAGATCTTTGCCCTGCCCGGCCTCGGGCAGATCACGGTCGCCGCCACCGGCCAGGGTGACATCCCGGTCGTGATGGGAGTCGTGCTTGCAACCGCTGCCATCGTGGTGACCGTCAACCTCATCATCGACCTGGCCCAGGGCTGGCTCAATCCGAAAGTTCGGCTGTCATGA
- a CDS encoding beta-glucosidase: protein MEFLTDAAKTDHSTDARLKSLMAELTLAEKIQLLTGRDFWTTWPLEKIGLRRMLFSDGPTGVRGEVWDEREPSMNFPSAAAISSSWDRAIADRLGAASAVEARRKGVDVVLGPTINLHRSPLGGRHFEAFSEDPVLTAELAAAYVSGVQRNGVGATPKHYVANDSETDRFTVDVKVGDRPLRELYLLAFEKAIVESKAWLVMSAYNSINGITATENDLLETPLNSEWGFDGVVISDWTAVRSIDSAAASQDLVMPGPDGPWGEALVVAVKADRIPESAIERKVLRILQLAARVGALEGFEAVRPEPADREDLVAFAREASIAGTVMVKNDGLLPLDPTAVRKVSVIGHNARYARTQGGGSATVVPERIVTPLDGIRAAFGPDNVSYTVGAVVQEGIAEFPLEQITNPVTGAPGIRVRFLDANGHELFTEDRRSTALVWFGGDAPISTASTVQFHTIYTPHETGTIRLGFSSVGHGRIFVNGVLVHDATVEAVGTDLGAALLAPPAASVPVDVVEGTPLNVRVELTSKTAGALSNTLGITIGTEADNADPDGLITAAVEAARAADVAVVVVGTNSRVESEGYDRSSLELPGTQDRLVHAVAAANPRTVVIVNSGSPVLMPWRDEVAATLIGYFGGQEFGHALADILTGEAEPGGRLPTTWPARREDVPVINVTPEADGTLTYDEGIHIGYRAWLKAERTPTYEFGYGLGYTHWNLDSVDAPATATADTALPVTIALTNSGARAGKNVVQVYAERPDSAVDRPIRWLVASVPVWAEAVETVTASVDVPTRLLAYWDNGWTYEPGMYTLRIGTSVNELPLQATLELVQD, encoded by the coding sequence ATGGAATTCCTCACCGACGCAGCAAAAACCGACCACAGCACCGACGCACGACTGAAGTCCCTGATGGCTGAACTGACACTTGCGGAAAAGATCCAACTGCTGACGGGACGTGATTTCTGGACTACCTGGCCACTCGAAAAGATCGGGCTGCGGCGCATGCTCTTCTCAGACGGTCCGACGGGCGTCCGCGGTGAAGTCTGGGACGAGCGTGAGCCGTCCATGAACTTTCCATCAGCTGCCGCCATCAGCTCCTCGTGGGATCGGGCCATCGCCGACCGGCTTGGGGCGGCGTCGGCTGTTGAAGCCCGGCGCAAGGGAGTGGACGTGGTCCTGGGGCCGACGATCAACCTGCACCGTTCCCCGCTGGGGGGAAGGCACTTCGAAGCATTCAGTGAAGACCCGGTGCTGACAGCCGAGCTGGCGGCCGCCTACGTGTCAGGTGTGCAGCGCAATGGTGTGGGCGCCACCCCCAAGCACTACGTGGCCAACGATTCTGAAACTGACAGGTTCACCGTCGATGTCAAGGTGGGGGACCGGCCACTGCGGGAGCTTTATCTTCTCGCATTCGAAAAGGCCATCGTTGAATCGAAAGCGTGGCTGGTGATGAGTGCGTACAACTCCATTAACGGCATCACCGCGACCGAAAACGACCTTCTGGAAACCCCCTTGAACAGCGAATGGGGTTTCGACGGCGTGGTCATCAGCGACTGGACTGCAGTCCGCAGCATCGACAGTGCCGCCGCTTCCCAGGACCTCGTTATGCCGGGGCCGGATGGCCCCTGGGGTGAAGCCCTCGTCGTGGCGGTGAAAGCCGACCGGATTCCGGAATCCGCGATCGAGCGGAAGGTGTTGCGGATTCTGCAGCTCGCCGCCCGGGTGGGTGCCCTGGAAGGCTTCGAGGCCGTCCGGCCCGAACCCGCGGACCGGGAGGACCTTGTCGCGTTCGCCCGGGAAGCCTCTATTGCGGGTACCGTGATGGTGAAAAACGACGGCCTGCTTCCACTGGATCCAACCGCGGTCCGAAAGGTTTCGGTCATCGGACACAACGCACGCTACGCCCGCACACAGGGCGGCGGCTCCGCCACGGTGGTTCCCGAAAGAATAGTCACGCCCCTGGACGGGATCCGCGCTGCTTTCGGTCCAGACAACGTCAGTTACACAGTGGGAGCGGTAGTGCAGGAAGGGATCGCGGAATTCCCCCTGGAACAAATCACCAATCCGGTCACCGGAGCCCCCGGCATCAGAGTTCGCTTTTTGGACGCCAACGGTCACGAGCTCTTCACCGAGGACCGACGCTCTACAGCGCTGGTCTGGTTCGGAGGAGACGCACCCATCTCGACAGCATCGACGGTTCAGTTCCACACCATCTACACACCGCACGAGACCGGCACCATTCGGCTCGGCTTCTCCAGCGTGGGGCATGGCCGTATTTTCGTGAATGGCGTACTTGTCCATGACGCCACGGTTGAAGCTGTTGGAACGGACCTGGGGGCCGCATTGCTCGCGCCGCCAGCAGCCTCGGTTCCGGTGGACGTGGTCGAGGGCACCCCACTCAACGTACGGGTAGAACTCACCAGCAAGACGGCAGGGGCACTATCGAACACGCTCGGAATCACGATTGGTACCGAAGCCGACAATGCGGACCCCGACGGCCTCATTACCGCAGCGGTGGAAGCTGCGCGCGCTGCCGACGTTGCGGTCGTCGTAGTGGGCACCAATTCCCGCGTTGAGTCCGAGGGATACGACCGTTCCTCCCTCGAACTCCCCGGCACGCAGGACCGTTTGGTCCACGCCGTGGCGGCTGCCAACCCCCGCACTGTCGTCATCGTGAACTCCGGTTCGCCTGTCCTGATGCCTTGGCGCGACGAAGTAGCGGCGACCTTGATCGGCTACTTCGGCGGTCAAGAGTTCGGCCATGCACTTGCCGACATCCTGACGGGGGAAGCCGAGCCCGGGGGCCGACTGCCCACCACATGGCCCGCACGCCGGGAGGACGTGCCCGTCATCAATGTCACGCCCGAGGCCGACGGGACCCTCACCTACGACGAAGGGATCCATATCGGCTACCGTGCCTGGCTCAAGGCCGAAAGGACGCCGACATACGAATTTGGGTACGGGCTTGGCTACACGCACTGGAACCTGGATTCCGTGGATGCCCCGGCCACAGCCACGGCGGATACAGCTCTTCCAGTCACCATCGCACTTACGAATAGCGGCGCCCGCGCCGGCAAGAACGTCGTGCAGGTATACGCGGAAAGGCCAGACTCCGCCGTCGACCGCCCTATCCGATGGCTTGTCGCCTCCGTTCCTGTATGGGCAGAAGCCGTCGAAACCGTTACAGCCAGTGTGGACGTCCCCACCCGGCTCCTTGCGTACTGGGACAACGGCTGGACCTACGAGCCGGGCATGTACACCCTCCGCATCGGCACCTCCGTCAACGAACTCCCGCTGCAGGCAACGCTGGAACTTGTCCAGGACTAG
- a CDS encoding TetR/AcrR family transcriptional regulator codes for MTETATTAAAREPRRDRPRGTYAKTEARRQEILTAAFEVFSTAYYRAGSIQDIADKIGLTKTGLLHHFPSKEALLEAVLTLRDEDSWAAAGIVTDNGMETLNGIVRLVHNNTTVPGLVALHCVLSAESTDPTHPAHEYFQRRYDWVREVGGQAFSDLERQGKLRHGVTPGAAARQLVALMDGLQVQWLLDNESVDMADELKNFLGSITTEKF; via the coding sequence ATGACTGAAACAGCGACCACTGCCGCCGCACGGGAACCGCGGCGCGACCGGCCGCGCGGAACCTACGCCAAGACAGAAGCACGCAGGCAGGAAATCCTGACGGCTGCCTTCGAGGTTTTTTCCACGGCTTACTATCGGGCAGGATCGATCCAGGACATCGCTGACAAGATCGGTCTGACGAAGACGGGCCTCCTCCACCATTTCCCCAGCAAAGAGGCCCTTCTCGAGGCCGTCCTGACCCTTCGTGATGAAGACTCGTGGGCGGCTGCCGGAATCGTCACCGACAACGGCATGGAAACGCTGAATGGCATTGTTCGGCTCGTGCACAACAACACCACTGTGCCGGGACTTGTTGCCTTGCATTGTGTGTTGTCGGCCGAATCAACAGACCCCACACACCCCGCCCACGAGTACTTCCAGCGACGTTACGACTGGGTGCGGGAAGTTGGTGGGCAGGCCTTCTCAGATTTGGAACGGCAGGGTAAGTTGCGGCACGGGGTAACGCCCGGGGCAGCCGCACGGCAACTGGTGGCACTCATGGACGGGCTGCAGGTGCAGTGGTTGCTGGACAACGAGTCCGTGGACATGGCCGATGAGTTAAAGAACTTCCTGGGTTCCATCACTACCGAAAAGTTTTAG
- a CDS encoding ATP-binding cassette domain-containing protein: MTDTLLDVKDVVVEYPLKGFRKEPFKALKGVSLDIRPGETVGLVGESGSGKTTLGRAVLGLAPVTGGSIKYRGEEISKAPRAQRKELSNEIQVVFQDPYTSLNPSMTIEQILTEPLTVRKVDRKAANQRVAELLDQVRLPHGAAHRLPREFSGGQRQRVAIARALALDPKLIVCDEPVSALDLSTQARVMELFIEIQELTGVAYLFVSHDLAVVRHLSHRVAVMYHGEIVEWGDGDQVTGAPEHPYTQRLFMAAPIPDPDRQAKHRADRVRLLELQHQQDLQAGVA; the protein is encoded by the coding sequence ATGACCGACACCCTGCTCGACGTCAAGGACGTCGTCGTCGAATATCCGCTCAAGGGCTTCCGGAAGGAACCGTTCAAGGCGCTCAAGGGCGTCTCCCTTGACATCCGGCCGGGTGAGACTGTGGGCCTCGTAGGGGAGTCCGGCTCGGGCAAGACCACCTTGGGCCGCGCCGTGTTGGGGCTGGCGCCCGTTACCGGCGGCAGCATCAAATACCGCGGCGAGGAGATCTCCAAGGCCCCCCGCGCCCAGCGCAAGGAACTCAGCAATGAGATCCAGGTGGTTTTCCAGGACCCGTACACATCGCTGAACCCCTCCATGACCATCGAGCAGATCCTCACCGAACCGCTCACCGTCCGCAAAGTGGACCGCAAGGCGGCCAACCAGCGCGTGGCCGAACTGCTGGACCAGGTCCGGCTGCCGCACGGCGCCGCGCACCGGCTGCCGCGGGAATTCTCCGGCGGACAGCGCCAGCGCGTCGCCATCGCCAGGGCCCTCGCCCTGGATCCAAAGCTCATCGTCTGCGACGAGCCCGTGTCCGCCCTGGACCTCTCCACGCAGGCCCGCGTCATGGAACTCTTCATCGAGATCCAGGAACTCACCGGTGTCGCCTACCTCTTCGTCTCCCACGACCTCGCCGTGGTGCGGCACCTCAGCCACCGCGTTGCCGTGATGTACCACGGCGAGATCGTCGAATGGGGCGACGGCGATCAGGTCACCGGAGCACCTGAACACCCCTACACGCAGCGGCTGTTCATGGCCGCTCCGATTCCCGATCCCGACCGTCAGGCCAAACACCGGGCCGACAGAGTACGCCTCCTGGAACTCCAGCACCAGCAGGACCTCCAGGCCGGCGTAGCCTGA
- a CDS encoding ABC transporter substrate-binding protein, translating into MAALAAAVALSLTGCGGGGESSAEHSSQTLTLGTLMAPKSFAAADSDFANVSPFYQAVYDTLLRMEPGGKLVPMLATEWKYNDDKTVLTLKLRDDVKFTDGTPFNADAAKQNLERFKAGTSADAQFLAALKTATAVDSTTLELALSAPDPAFLGYLSKDASFMQSPASFGNADIATKPVGSGPYILDTAATVTGTSYSYKSNPDYWNKGLVHYDNMVLNVYPEQTSLLNAVKAGTLNGSLIDISMIQEAEAAGYKNNTFEGNWTGLILFDRAGKTNAALKDVRVRQALNYAFDTKALLDAVNQGRGTTTTQVFPPSSDAYDASLDSRYAYDPAKAKKLLADAGYANGFTLQMPSTPLVNSSIFTLITQQLKEVGVTVETVDAGNNFIADLLAAKYAASYMILEQQSDWQLINMKIAPNSAWNPYKYEDPTVDGLINKIHLGSGDEQKSAAKELNKYIVEQAWFAPWYRPQNSFVTDAKTKVELQTGNVYPYIWSFTPAS; encoded by the coding sequence ATGGCCGCACTTGCTGCCGCCGTTGCCCTGAGCCTCACCGGCTGCGGTGGAGGGGGGGAAAGCTCTGCGGAGCACTCCTCGCAAACGCTCACGCTGGGCACCCTCATGGCGCCGAAATCTTTTGCTGCTGCCGACTCCGACTTTGCGAACGTTTCGCCCTTCTACCAGGCCGTGTATGACACCCTGCTCCGCATGGAACCTGGCGGAAAGCTGGTACCCATGCTGGCAACCGAGTGGAAGTACAATGACGACAAAACCGTCCTGACCCTGAAGCTCCGCGACGACGTCAAATTCACCGACGGCACCCCCTTCAACGCGGACGCAGCCAAACAGAACCTGGAGCGATTCAAGGCCGGAACGTCGGCAGACGCCCAGTTCCTGGCAGCACTCAAGACAGCCACTGCTGTGGACAGCACGACCCTGGAACTGGCCCTCTCGGCCCCAGACCCCGCATTCCTCGGCTACCTGTCCAAGGATGCATCGTTCATGCAGAGCCCGGCATCCTTCGGGAACGCGGACATCGCCACCAAACCTGTCGGATCCGGCCCCTACATCCTGGATACCGCAGCCACAGTCACCGGGACCTCATACTCGTACAAGAGCAATCCTGACTACTGGAACAAAGGCCTGGTCCATTACGACAACATGGTGCTGAACGTCTACCCGGAACAGACGTCACTCCTCAATGCCGTCAAGGCCGGAACGCTCAACGGTTCCCTCATTGACATTTCGATGATCCAGGAGGCCGAAGCGGCGGGCTACAAGAACAACACCTTCGAGGGCAACTGGACTGGACTGATCTTGTTCGACCGCGCCGGCAAGACCAACGCCGCCCTCAAGGACGTCCGGGTCCGGCAGGCGTTGAACTACGCCTTCGACACAAAGGCGCTGCTGGATGCTGTCAACCAAGGCCGCGGAACAACCACGACCCAGGTCTTCCCGCCGTCCTCGGACGCTTACGACGCTTCCCTGGACTCCCGCTATGCCTATGACCCTGCCAAGGCCAAAAAGCTTCTGGCCGACGCGGGCTACGCGAACGGCTTCACGCTGCAAATGCCGTCCACACCGCTCGTCAACAGCTCAATCTTCACCTTGATCACCCAGCAGCTCAAGGAAGTGGGAGTCACAGTGGAGACGGTCGACGCCGGCAACAACTTCATTGCCGATCTCCTGGCAGCAAAGTACGCCGCGAGCTACATGATCCTGGAGCAACAGTCGGACTGGCAGCTCATCAACATGAAGATTGCCCCGAATTCAGCGTGGAATCCCTACAAGTATGAGGACCCGACGGTTGACGGCTTGATCAACAAGATCCACCTGGGTTCCGGGGACGAGCAGAAGTCGGCAGCAAAGGAACTGAACAAGTACATCGTGGAGCAGGCTTGGTTTGCCCCCTGGTACCGTCCGCAGAACAGTTTCGTAACTGACGCGAAGACCAAGGTCGAACTCCAGACCGGCAACGTTTACCCCTACATCTGGTCGTTCACACCCGCTTCGTAG
- a CDS encoding ABC transporter ATP-binding protein — MRDELERSSGPVKKGRKAAAATAAADAEGAAGKRGDAAVVHPEEPGTDTGELLLEVTDLGVGYDQPDGSTTHVVNHVGLTVRRGEVHGLVGESGSGKTQTAFSILRLLPQDGRITGGSIFFEGKDLAHLSEKEMTKVRGKRIAYIPQEPMSNLDGAFTIGSQLMEPMRVCLGISKAEARKRALVLLAKVGIPNPERTFNSYPHQISGGMAQRVLIAGAVSCNPDLLIADEPTTALDVTVQAEVLNLLRELQDELNMGVILVTHNFGVVADLCDRVSVMQTGRVVETGPVRAIFNDAQHPYTRQLLDAILEDTAPRGQYIPATGTAQLAKPQELKGVTS; from the coding sequence ATGCGCGACGAGCTGGAGCGCAGCAGCGGTCCGGTGAAGAAGGGCCGCAAGGCCGCGGCAGCGACTGCAGCAGCCGACGCCGAAGGTGCCGCCGGGAAGCGCGGGGACGCCGCCGTCGTCCATCCCGAAGAGCCGGGCACAGACACGGGCGAATTGCTGCTGGAAGTCACGGACCTCGGAGTCGGCTACGACCAGCCCGACGGGTCCACCACCCACGTGGTGAACCACGTGGGCCTGACAGTCCGGCGCGGTGAGGTGCACGGCCTGGTCGGCGAATCTGGTTCCGGCAAGACACAGACTGCGTTCTCCATCCTCCGGCTCCTGCCCCAGGACGGGCGCATCACAGGTGGTTCCATTTTCTTTGAGGGCAAGGATCTGGCGCACCTCTCCGAGAAGGAGATGACCAAGGTACGCGGGAAGCGCATCGCGTACATCCCGCAGGAACCCATGTCCAACCTGGACGGCGCGTTCACCATCGGCAGCCAGTTAATGGAACCCATGCGGGTGTGCCTGGGCATCTCCAAGGCTGAAGCCCGCAAACGTGCCCTGGTGCTGCTGGCGAAGGTGGGCATCCCCAACCCGGAACGGACCTTCAACTCCTACCCGCACCAGATCTCCGGCGGCATGGCCCAGCGCGTCCTGATCGCCGGCGCCGTGTCCTGCAATCCGGACCTGCTGATCGCCGACGAACCCACCACCGCCCTGGACGTCACGGTGCAGGCCGAAGTGCTGAACCTGCTTCGCGAGCTCCAGGATGAACTGAACATGGGCGTCATCCTGGTGACCCACAACTTCGGGGTGGTTGCCGACCTCTGCGATCGCGTCTCCGTGATGCAGACCGGCCGCGTCGTGGAAACCGGTCCTGTCCGGGCAATCTTCAACGATGCCCAGCACCCGTACACCCGCCAGCTGCTAGACGCGATCCTCGAAGACACCGCCCCCCGCGGGCAGTACATCCCGGCCACCGGCACAGCGCAGTTAGCCAAGCCCCAGGAATTGAAAGGAGTGACGTCATGA
- a CDS encoding alpha/beta fold hydrolase — protein MTGQTRSFRTSDGAQLVYDDFGSGPAVLLVHGFTCQAAHWAFQRQALVAAGYRTIALDLRFHGRSDFPGSGQRVSRLGKDVGELLEHLELGEVALVGHSLGVSVCLAYFDLYGTDRVRAFVAIDQSPKIVNDESWAWGVRSVEWANVWDSVNGRFQWGNPALEPPAPPHVAQLFSEVGGLTQFPDGAVLPLLVDHFTADWRDVAPTVNVPSWVATGRFSPSFPLEGMQWLADTMPKSSLSVFENSGHCPHWNEPEEFNRELLTFLRAAL, from the coding sequence ATGACTGGTCAAACAAGGTCCTTTCGAACCTCAGACGGCGCACAACTGGTTTACGATGACTTCGGCTCCGGTCCGGCGGTGTTACTTGTTCACGGATTCACCTGCCAGGCGGCACACTGGGCCTTCCAGCGCCAGGCTTTGGTCGCCGCAGGTTACAGGACAATTGCGCTCGACCTTAGGTTCCACGGCCGCTCAGACTTCCCGGGCAGCGGTCAACGTGTCTCCCGCCTGGGCAAGGACGTCGGGGAATTGCTCGAGCATCTGGAGCTTGGCGAGGTAGCCCTCGTTGGGCATTCCTTGGGCGTCTCCGTCTGTCTCGCATATTTCGACCTGTACGGAACGGACCGCGTTCGCGCGTTCGTAGCAATCGATCAGTCGCCAAAAATCGTTAACGACGAATCGTGGGCCTGGGGTGTCCGGTCCGTCGAATGGGCCAATGTGTGGGATTCCGTTAACGGGCGCTTTCAATGGGGCAATCCGGCACTTGAGCCTCCAGCGCCGCCCCACGTAGCGCAACTCTTTTCCGAGGTGGGCGGCCTCACGCAATTTCCCGATGGCGCTGTACTTCCGCTCCTGGTGGATCACTTCACAGCAGACTGGCGGGACGTTGCACCGACCGTGAATGTTCCGTCCTGGGTAGCCACGGGCCGCTTCTCGCCGTCTTTCCCGCTTGAAGGCATGCAGTGGCTGGCAGATACCATGCCCAAATCTTCCCTTTCCGTTTTCGAAAACAGCGGGCACTGCCCCCATTGGAACGAGCCGGAAGAGTTCAACCGCGAGCTGCTCACCTTCTTGAGGGCAGCCCTGTAA
- a CDS encoding ABC transporter permease: protein MIDAPPALPVTAAKISLFRKLVTHPTGAASLLVLFLVALASLLAPVLATHDPNEATLKDVLAKAGSGHLLGADSAGRDVFSRLLFVSQFSLAGAVVALAVALVIGVAAGLIAGYYGGWFDAVSSWLTGLLMALPGMVVLLAARAVVGPSMWLSMMIFGVLLSPAFFRLVYASVTAVRNELYVDAARVSGLSDFRIIGRHILTVVRAPVIIQSAMVLGIAIAIQAGLEFLGLGDRSIPTWGSMLNDGFINIFKAPALVLW, encoded by the coding sequence ATGATCGACGCTCCTCCCGCACTGCCCGTCACGGCAGCCAAGATTTCCCTCTTCCGCAAGCTCGTAACACACCCGACAGGTGCGGCATCGCTGCTTGTCCTGTTCCTGGTGGCACTGGCCTCCCTCCTGGCCCCAGTGCTGGCAACGCACGATCCCAACGAGGCCACCCTCAAGGATGTGCTGGCCAAGGCCGGATCCGGGCATCTACTGGGGGCCGACAGCGCCGGACGCGATGTCTTCAGCCGCCTGCTCTTCGTAAGCCAGTTCAGCCTCGCCGGCGCCGTGGTGGCTCTCGCCGTGGCGCTGGTCATCGGCGTCGCGGCTGGGCTCATCGCCGGGTACTACGGCGGCTGGTTCGATGCGGTCTCCTCATGGCTCACCGGACTGTTGATGGCCCTGCCGGGAATGGTGGTCCTGCTGGCGGCCCGCGCAGTAGTTGGCCCCTCCATGTGGTTGTCCATGATGATCTTCGGTGTGCTGCTGTCGCCGGCTTTCTTCCGGCTTGTCTATGCGTCCGTTACCGCAGTCCGCAACGAACTTTATGTGGACGCGGCACGGGTTTCCGGCTTAAGCGACTTCAGGATCATCGGCCGCCACATCCTCACCGTGGTCCGGGCACCGGTCATCATCCAGTCAGCCATGGTCTTGGGCATCGCCATCGCCATCCAGGCCGGACTGGAATTCCTGGGGCTGGGCGATCGGAGCATCCCCACTTGGGGCAGCATGCTCAACGACGGCTTCATCAACATCTTCAAAGCACCCGCGCTGGTGCTGTGGTAA